Proteins found in one Lysinibacillus fusiformis genomic segment:
- a CDS encoding DUF4184 family protein, with translation MPLTFAHPAAILPFSRQSKYIHFSALVLGSMAPDFEYFFRGRPIGAIGHSVTGFFILNLPLIILIYTLYRAFIHQHLVNHLPLFLQDTTIQKTSKSKLFNVIVFGYSALFGMLTHVIWDSFTHRNGYMVSQLAILSEIMPLFSLQIPVYKYLQHGSTFIGLMLIISYVYFRTNNQPKETLQTIHTTQKFCFWMQILGLAFLYFCFWYIMNEISLSSYGAWVIRIIDSFFCSLLTICLFKTYRQKLTTSRIKGLP, from the coding sequence ATGCCATTAACCTTTGCACATCCAGCAGCAATATTACCTTTTTCAAGACAAAGCAAATACATCCATTTTTCAGCACTTGTCCTAGGAAGTATGGCACCTGATTTTGAGTATTTTTTTAGAGGCAGACCAATAGGAGCAATCGGTCATAGTGTGACAGGTTTTTTCATTTTGAATCTACCTCTTATTATCTTGATCTATACACTATACCGTGCGTTTATTCATCAACATCTAGTTAATCATTTACCTTTATTTTTACAGGATACAACTATCCAAAAAACTTCCAAGAGTAAATTATTCAATGTCATCGTATTTGGCTATTCAGCGCTATTTGGTATGCTAACACATGTTATCTGGGATTCCTTTACACATAGAAATGGCTATATGGTATCGCAATTAGCTATTTTATCTGAAATAATGCCACTATTCAGCTTGCAGATTCCTGTTTATAAATACTTACAGCATGGCAGTACATTCATTGGTCTTATGCTGATAATCAGCTATGTCTATTTCAGAACAAACAATCAGCCGAAGGAAACTTTGCAAACGATTCATACAACACAAAAATTTTGTTTTTGGATGCAGATACTAGGTTTAGCGTTTTTGTATTTTTGTTTTTGGTACATTATGAATGAGATTTCACTAAGCAGTTATGGTGCATGGGTAATCCGTATCATCGATTCATTTTTCTGTAGCTTACTAACGATTTGTTTATTTAAAACATATCGTCAAAAACTAACAACATCCAGAATAAAAGGACTCCCTTAA
- a CDS encoding GrpB family protein: MSDPILILPYTDEWAKEFHSIGCQLREALGDIALRIDHIGSTAVTGLAAKPVIDIQISVASFTPLTAFKVPLESLGFIYRAENPDKSKRYFREAPGDKRVHIHVRQAGSWAEQLALLFRDFLRSDPEHCRRYEQIKYELAKKYTHNRQLYTDSKEAIIWEILKQANHWSQQTGWSPANSDG, from the coding sequence ATGTCCGATCCTATTTTGATTTTGCCTTATACAGATGAATGGGCTAAGGAATTTCATAGCATAGGCTGTCAATTGCGTGAGGCCTTAGGAGACATAGCGCTGAGAATTGATCATATTGGCTCAACCGCTGTAACAGGGTTAGCAGCGAAACCAGTGATTGATATACAAATATCCGTCGCATCGTTTACACCATTGACAGCATTTAAAGTTCCATTAGAATCTCTCGGTTTTATTTATCGAGCGGAAAATCCAGATAAGTCTAAACGCTATTTTCGAGAGGCTCCAGGAGATAAACGAGTACATATTCATGTTCGACAGGCTGGGAGTTGGGCAGAGCAGTTAGCCTTATTATTTCGAGATTTTTTGCGCAGTGATCCAGAACACTGTCGGCGCTATGAGCAGATAAAGTATGAATTAGCTAAGAAATACACACATAATCGTCAACTTTATACGGATTCTAAAGAAGCGATCATATGGGAAATTTTAAAACAAGCAAATCATTGGAGTCAGCAGACTGGCTGGTCTCCTGCCAATTCAGATGGCTAA
- a CDS encoding NUDIX hydrolase, which yields MAEFTICFLKKGDYILLLNRDKPQWMGAWNGVGGKIEQSETPLACALREIKEETGITVEDITYKGKITWTDGVVNYGCMYAFIAELPESFTYVTPIKVAEGILDWKKLDWIFHPENVGIADLKYYLPTMLNETTNYEFIFTYQDKKLVHVSSTPIEQTSTV from the coding sequence TTGGCTGAATTTACAATTTGTTTTCTGAAGAAGGGTGATTATATCCTTTTACTAAATAGAGATAAGCCACAATGGATGGGCGCGTGGAATGGTGTAGGTGGTAAAATTGAACAGAGTGAAACGCCATTAGCTTGTGCACTTCGAGAAATCAAAGAAGAAACAGGTATTACGGTTGAGGATATCACCTATAAAGGTAAAATTACCTGGACAGATGGCGTTGTGAACTATGGTTGTATGTATGCCTTTATAGCAGAACTACCTGAATCTTTTACATATGTTACTCCCATAAAGGTAGCAGAAGGCATTCTTGATTGGAAGAAGCTAGATTGGATTTTTCACCCTGAAAATGTAGGTATTGCGGATTTAAAATATTATTTACCTACAATGCTCAATGAAACAACTAACTATGAATTTATCTTTACATATCAAGACAAGAAATTAGTTCATGTCTCTTCTACACCAATTGAACAAACATCTACTGTCTAG
- a CDS encoding ABC transporter ATP-binding protein: MNMLLDVQNITKQYRGTTILESVSFSIHYNQITAILGKNGSGKSTLLKIIAGLITPDSGSLIPSKHPLKIGYVPEVSPSHILFTPREYLEHMGQICGMGKQELLSRINYLLELFHLEDAQDTRIAHFSKGMRQKMMITQAMLNETDLLILDEPLSGLDLKTQSELEQTLLSLKQQGMTILLTCHETKLLDHVVDTTLMIENKEVKEANLSVHHATCNQLIFEISNLAYLQDISPLIEIQNQLQLANGSYEVITHIQAQQTNHLLQQLLYKNVTIKQIVPINVKEKFIQND; the protein is encoded by the coding sequence ATGAATATGTTACTCGATGTACAAAACATCACCAAGCAATACAGAGGCACTACCATTTTAGAAAGTGTCTCTTTTTCCATCCATTACAATCAAATTACTGCTATTTTAGGGAAAAACGGCTCTGGCAAAAGCACCCTATTAAAAATAATTGCGGGGCTAATCACGCCCGACTCTGGTTCTCTTATTCCTTCCAAACACCCTTTAAAAATTGGCTATGTACCAGAAGTTTCTCCTTCTCATATTTTATTTACCCCTAGAGAATACCTTGAGCATATGGGGCAAATCTGCGGAATGGGTAAACAAGAACTATTATCGAGAATAAATTATTTACTCGAACTATTTCACTTAGAAGATGCACAAGATACTAGAATAGCTCATTTTTCTAAAGGAATGAGGCAAAAAATGATGATTACGCAGGCCATGCTTAATGAAACAGATTTATTGATTTTAGATGAACCTCTGTCGGGACTAGATCTTAAAACACAAAGTGAATTGGAACAGACACTTCTGAGCCTCAAACAACAAGGTATGACGATACTCTTAACCTGTCATGAAACAAAACTACTGGATCATGTTGTTGATACAACTTTAATGATTGAAAATAAAGAAGTAAAAGAAGCTAATTTATCAGTGCATCATGCAACCTGTAATCAATTGATTTTTGAGATTTCTAATCTTGCATACTTACAAGATATCTCTCCTTTAATCGAAATTCAAAACCAATTACAACTAGCCAATGGTTCTTATGAAGTTATTACTCATATTCAAGCACAGCAAACTAACCATCTCTTACAACAGCTGCTCTATAAAAATGTTACTATTAAACAAATAGTGCCAATCAATGTCAAGGAGAAATTCATACAAAATGATTAG
- a CDS encoding DUF523 domain-containing protein translates to MILISACLAGFNVRYNGTNSLDEKIQKLVLENKAVTVCPELMGGFSTPREPAEIVGGDGQDVLDGNATVVESSGRDVTELYLKGAYVTLQKALEVGATQVVLKENSPSCGSAEIYNGEFNGTIIVGEGVTTALLRRHGIEVLSEEQFL, encoded by the coding sequence ATGATTCTAATAAGTGCTTGCTTAGCAGGTTTCAATGTTCGTTATAATGGCACCAACAGCCTAGATGAAAAAATACAAAAGCTTGTGTTAGAAAATAAAGCTGTCACGGTTTGCCCAGAGCTGATGGGAGGTTTTTCGACGCCCCGTGAGCCCGCTGAAATTGTAGGAGGCGATGGACAGGATGTACTTGATGGCAACGCAACAGTGGTTGAAAGTTCTGGACGAGATGTCACGGAGCTATATCTAAAGGGGGCATATGTAACTTTACAAAAAGCGCTTGAGGTGGGAGCGACTCAGGTCGTCTTAAAGGAAAATAGTCCATCCTGTGGTAGTGCAGAGATTTATAATGGTGAGTTTAACGGTACAATAATAGTTGGAGAAGGGGTAACAACGGCATTGCTGCGAAGACATGGAATTGAGGTTTTATCAGAAGAACAATTTCTATGA
- a CDS encoding FecCD family ABC transporter permease, with product MNKIQATEQKQLFIPKHFGKVMLFLIIFLAICVIASLLFGSRTIGWTGLMDGLFHPDVESHEAVVIRKRIVRTIFSLLCGAALGVSGALMQAVTRNPIADPSILGVNTGASLFVVCGIAFLNISSANQYIWLAIAGAIITAIFVFGIGSMGASGATPLKLVLAGAATSAILSSLVVAVMIPRTNVMDQFRFWQVGSVGAGSWDAIQLFIPFLVVGILIALFTAPALNALALGDEVATGLGVRTGTLRMSAALGGVLLCGAATALAGPIGFIGLLATHVVRLLIGPDIRFILPMSALTGAIILTFSDVCGRLLGSPGELEVGILTAFIGAPILILITMKAKMRAL from the coding sequence ATGAATAAGATACAAGCTACCGAACAGAAGCAGTTATTTATCCCTAAACATTTTGGAAAAGTTATGCTCTTTCTCATCATTTTTCTTGCGATATGCGTAATTGCTTCGTTACTATTCGGTTCTCGTACAATTGGCTGGACTGGACTGATGGATGGCTTGTTCCATCCTGATGTCGAGTCACATGAAGCCGTTGTTATTCGAAAACGAATCGTTCGAACAATTTTTAGTTTACTGTGTGGTGCGGCATTAGGTGTTTCTGGGGCACTCATGCAAGCAGTAACACGTAATCCAATTGCAGATCCAAGTATTTTAGGGGTAAACACAGGGGCATCCCTTTTTGTCGTTTGTGGTATTGCTTTTTTAAACATTAGTTCAGCAAATCAATATATCTGGTTAGCAATAGCGGGGGCAATTATCACTGCTATTTTTGTATTTGGAATAGGTTCTATGGGTGCAAGTGGCGCTACACCTTTAAAGCTTGTACTTGCAGGGGCTGCTACTAGTGCCATTTTATCTTCATTGGTTGTCGCGGTGATGATTCCGCGTACAAATGTAATGGATCAATTTCGATTTTGGCAAGTTGGTAGTGTAGGTGCCGGGAGTTGGGATGCTATACAGCTATTTATTCCATTTTTAGTTGTTGGTATCTTGATTGCCCTCTTCACTGCCCCAGCACTAAATGCTTTAGCACTTGGGGATGAAGTGGCAACTGGTTTAGGTGTTCGTACTGGTACACTACGGATGTCTGCAGCACTTGGTGGTGTCCTTTTATGTGGGGCTGCTACAGCTTTAGCAGGACCGATTGGCTTTATCGGTTTATTAGCAACCCATGTTGTCCGCCTTCTTATTGGACCTGATATACGTTTTATCCTGCCTATGTCTGCCTTAACAGGAGCAATTATTTTAACGTTTTCAGATGTATGTGGTCGACTTCTCGGCAGTCCTGGTGAGTTAGAGGTGGGTATTTTAACAGCCTTTATAGGTGCCCCTATCTTGATTTTAATTACGATGAAAGCGAAAATGCGTGCGTTATGA
- a CDS encoding iron-siderophore ABC transporter substrate-binding protein: protein MSKMKNSMFVVMLLSFMVLALAACSDSSNKDTAKKEEQTKDNTSETTDGQQYPITIKHAFGETVIEKKPERVATIAWSNHDVALALGVVPVGFSAANYGVQDGSGMLPWTAEKLKELGEENPNIYQDTDGLDFEAIADSNPDVILAAYSGITQEEYDTLSQIGPVVAYKEIPWVTSWRDQVTLNTQGMGMEAEGQQLIKDTEKLIQDKVSEHPEIKGKKAAFAMFTATDLSKFYIYTPADPRGEFLNELGMEYPESLNKQITDDSSFYLELSAENADALSDVEIFIAYGDDTTLPALQADPILGKVPAIQNGHVVVIGDNTPLAAAGTPSPLSIAYTIDEYLSLISDVAKNIK, encoded by the coding sequence ATGTCAAAAATGAAAAATTCTATGTTCGTCGTAATGCTTTTATCATTTATGGTTTTAGCTTTAGCAGCATGCTCTGATTCATCTAATAAAGACACTGCTAAAAAAGAAGAACAAACAAAAGATAATACATCAGAAACTACTGATGGACAGCAATATCCAATTACAATTAAACATGCTTTTGGTGAAACGGTTATTGAAAAAAAGCCTGAGCGTGTAGCAACAATTGCTTGGTCTAACCATGACGTAGCACTAGCACTTGGTGTAGTTCCAGTAGGTTTCTCTGCTGCTAACTATGGTGTTCAAGATGGTAGTGGCATGCTTCCTTGGACTGCTGAAAAATTAAAAGAGCTTGGTGAAGAAAATCCGAATATCTATCAAGATACAGACGGTCTAGACTTCGAAGCCATTGCAGACTCTAACCCGGATGTCATTCTTGCTGCATACTCAGGTATTACGCAAGAAGAGTACGATACTTTAAGCCAAATCGGACCTGTTGTTGCGTATAAAGAAATTCCTTGGGTAACTTCTTGGCGTGACCAAGTTACATTAAACACGCAAGGTATGGGTATGGAAGCTGAAGGTCAACAATTAATCAAAGACACTGAAAAATTAATCCAAGATAAAGTAAGTGAACATCCTGAAATTAAAGGTAAAAAAGCTGCATTCGCTATGTTCACTGCAACGGACTTATCAAAATTCTATATTTATACACCTGCAGACCCACGTGGTGAATTCTTAAACGAATTAGGTATGGAATATCCTGAAAGCCTTAACAAGCAAATTACTGATGATAGCAGCTTCTATCTTGAATTAAGCGCTGAAAATGCTGATGCTTTATCTGATGTAGAAATCTTTATTGCTTATGGAGATGATACAACTTTACCAGCCTTACAAGCTGATCCAATTTTAGGGAAAGTACCTGCTATTCAAAATGGGCATGTTGTTGTTATTGGTGATAACACGCCACTTGCAGCTGCTGGTACCCCTAGCCCACTATCAATTGCCTATACAATTGATGAGTATTTATCATTAATCTCAGACGTAGCAAAAAATATTAAGTAA
- a CDS encoding ABC transporter permease, with amino-acid sequence MISLMRYQLSNYARTYQYVPPFSIFILCLVVNYTFVPNPILDSFSFTSIVIFFLMGWFTITLFHSEDEGQKVITILHANGSTRYNISLFIICILIALCLSMISVIYPTVIHAFAEEPSFLHLSLGFLAHFSLAFLGMALSAMFTRELVKSKQNTWWGVISVLLFAVVIATLKDSILHIKGIIWFLPPLYLSLEMMTIGDQIKSIPSKFYWQFIWILVYAIFIIYLFFFLSKLKKN; translated from the coding sequence ATGATTAGTTTAATGCGATATCAGTTAAGCAATTATGCTAGAACCTATCAGTATGTTCCACCTTTTTCAATTTTTATTTTATGTCTTGTTGTCAACTATACATTTGTCCCAAATCCTATATTAGATAGCTTTTCATTTACCTCAATTGTTATCTTTTTCTTAATGGGATGGTTCACCATCACACTGTTTCATTCAGAAGATGAGGGGCAAAAAGTGATTACAATATTACATGCGAATGGTTCAACACGTTATAATATTAGCTTATTTATAATCTGCATATTGATTGCTTTATGCTTAAGTATGATTTCTGTGATCTATCCTACCGTCATTCACGCTTTTGCTGAAGAACCAAGTTTTCTACACCTATCACTTGGATTTCTCGCTCATTTTAGTTTAGCGTTTTTAGGGATGGCACTCTCTGCTATGTTTACAAGAGAGCTTGTAAAAAGTAAACAAAATACTTGGTGGGGTGTTATCAGCGTATTATTGTTTGCTGTAGTAATAGCAACGTTAAAAGACTCGATCCTGCATATAAAAGGCATTATTTGGTTTCTACCCCCACTTTATCTTTCTTTAGAAATGATGACTATTGGAGATCAAATAAAGTCCATACCTAGTAAGTTCTATTGGCAATTTATCTGGATACTAGTTTATGCTATTTTCATTATCTATTTATTTTTCTTTTTGTCCAAACTAAAAAAGAATTAA